One segment of Rhizobium sp. NXC14 DNA contains the following:
- a CDS encoding TauD/TfdA family dioxygenase: MSNPVLVNQIIPESDVVPLTGRVGAEIKGIRLGGDLSDATVTAINQLLLKHKVIFFRDQGHLDDSAQEAFARRLGDLVPHPTQGPVAGTASILNLDSSRGGGRADQWHTDVTFVDAYPKFSVLRGVVIPAAGGDTIWSNTHAAYESLPAPLKLLADNLWAIHSNAYDYAAVRPRATAEEKKHFEEVFTSTIYETEHPVVRVHPETGERSLLLGNFVQRLVGLSKSDSVKLYEVFQSYVTAPENTVRWRWRAGDVAIWDNRATQHYAVNDYGDQHRVVRRATVDGDVPVSIDGRRSTTHVKAAKPQAKAA, translated from the coding sequence ATGAGCAATCCGGTTCTCGTCAATCAGATCATTCCCGAGTCCGACGTCGTGCCGCTGACCGGCCGTGTCGGAGCCGAAATCAAGGGTATCCGCCTTGGTGGAGATCTTTCGGATGCAACGGTGACGGCCATCAATCAGCTTCTCTTGAAACACAAGGTCATCTTTTTCCGCGATCAGGGACATCTTGACGATTCCGCCCAGGAAGCCTTCGCACGCCGCCTCGGCGATCTTGTGCCGCATCCGACCCAGGGACCGGTCGCCGGCACGGCGTCCATCCTCAATCTCGATTCCAGCCGCGGCGGCGGCAGAGCGGACCAGTGGCATACCGACGTTACCTTCGTCGACGCCTATCCCAAATTCTCCGTCCTGCGCGGCGTCGTCATCCCGGCGGCCGGCGGCGACACGATCTGGTCCAATACCCATGCCGCCTATGAAAGCCTGCCGGCGCCGCTCAAACTGCTGGCGGACAATTTGTGGGCCATTCACAGCAATGCCTATGATTATGCCGCCGTTCGCCCGCGCGCCACCGCCGAAGAGAAGAAGCATTTCGAGGAAGTTTTCACCTCCACCATCTACGAGACCGAGCATCCGGTCGTGCGTGTCCATCCGGAAACCGGCGAAAGATCGCTGCTGCTCGGCAACTTCGTTCAGCGCCTTGTCGGCCTGTCGAAGAGCGACTCCGTAAAACTCTACGAGGTGTTCCAGTCCTACGTCACTGCCCCGGAAAATACCGTGCGCTGGCGCTGGAGAGCCGGCGACGTCGCGATCTGGGATAATCGCGCCACCCAGCACTATGCCGTCAACGATTATGGCGACCAGCACCGGGTCGTCCGCCGCGCCACGGTTGACGGCGATGTTCCCGTCAGCATCGATGGCCGCCGCAGCACAACCCACGTCAAGGCGGCCAAGCCGCAAGCCAAGGCGGCGTGA
- a CDS encoding carboxymuconolactone decarboxylase family protein, translated as MATVKLLSDQEAAAIPAVQAVFDDIRATRKTDFINNFWRALANDPANLKRVWETLKSVMTVEGAIDPLTREMIYIAVSTANACQYCIQSHTAAARARGMTDAQHGELLTIIGLAAQTNHLALAMQIPTDPEFEVR; from the coding sequence ATGGCAACAGTTAAACTCCTGTCGGACCAAGAGGCGGCAGCCATTCCGGCCGTGCAAGCCGTGTTTGATGACATCAGGGCGACACGCAAGACCGATTTCATCAACAATTTCTGGCGTGCTCTCGCAAACGATCCCGCAAATCTCAAGCGGGTGTGGGAGACGCTCAAATCGGTCATGACTGTCGAAGGCGCCATCGATCCGTTGACGCGGGAGATGATCTACATCGCCGTGTCGACGGCCAATGCCTGCCAGTACTGCATTCAATCCCATACCGCAGCCGCCCGGGCGCGCGGAATGACCGATGCCCAACATGGCGAACTCCTGACGATCATCGGCCTTGCCGCACAGACAAATCATCTCGCTCTCGCCATGCAGATTCCCACAGATCCGGAATTCGAGGTGCGATAG